ATAACATCCGCCCCTAACTGAGCTAACGTCATACCACCTAATGGTGCTGCTACAAAAGCCGACGCCTCAACAACACGCATACCTGAAAGAATACCTTTCATCCTTCACTCCCTTAAAAATTTTCCAGAATCATAAACCACAGTATGCTATAAATCCATGTTTCAATGGATTAACCAACATTTAAAGAATTACTTTTAATTCAAACGGGACCTGCTTATGCGAGCGCTTACTTTTAAGCAACTCGGCCCAATTGAGGCCATAGAACTTAGCCAAATACCGCTCCAAAGACCAGGCAAAGGCCAGGTTCGTATTAAACTAACCTCAGCGGGTTTAAATCGCGCCGACACACTTTTTCCAGAGGGTCGTTATTTCTTCAAGCCCGCTTTTACTAGCGCATATTCACAGAATACCACTGCTGAAGCGTTATTTTGTCGATTAGGGTTCGAAGGAGCAGGCATCATCGATGAGGTAGGCGAACAAGTCGACTACCAAGTTGGAGATCGAGTCGCCATCACCCCTCTTGCACTAGATGTCTGTCAGCAAGGCTGCTTTGCTGAATATGGCATCTACGAAGCGTCTTCATTAATACCGACACCCGAAGCACTTTCAGATCAAGAGGCGGCAGCGATTTGGATGCAGTACCTCACAGCATGGGGCGGTTTGGTTTTAGATGGCAATTTACAAGCTGGACAATCAGTTGTCATTACTGCAGCGTCTAGCTCTGTCGGCATCGCGGCGATACAAATTGGCAATATGTTAGGTGCAACAACCATTGCAACCACAACTAACGTAGACAAAGTGCAGCAACTTAAACAGTTAGGCGCTCAATATGTTATTAACATGAAGAGTGATGACTATGTAGAGCAGATTAAAGCTATCACCAATGATAAAGGAACAGACTTGGTATTTGATGCGGTAGCAGGCCCTGACATCCGCTACTTGGTACAGGGGTCTTCCAGAGGTGGTAAAATTATTATTCAAGGGATGCTTGATAGACGCCCAATGGAAATCCACCCTGGTGTGCTAATGAAACGGCTATTAACCATTACTGGGTTTACCTTAGATAAGCTAATAGAGAACAAAGAACAGTTGCAAAAAGCCATAGATCAGATCACTAATGGCATCAATCAACAACAACTCACACCCGTCATCGCTCAAATGTTTAAACTAGATCAGTTTAATGAAGCGTTTGCGCTGCTTAAATCAAACAAACATACCGGAAAAATAGTAATAACTCCGTAACCAGTTAAAAGAATATATTCCTGCAATTACGTTTAAACGAGTAAATATTTGCACCAAAATGCCTCTAATTTTTGATAAAAATCACATAGATGCTCGTTTTTAGAGCAAGAAATCTAGATTTTCTTTAGTTATATTCGTAATTCATATAGGATAGTTTGATCAATTTACTAATACTTTAGGCTAATACCGCTACGACAAATAGTATGTTTATTGAGCGCTATTTTTTATCAAATAGCGCTCAATATGTTAGCCCATTTAAAAATACTCTAGTTACTCCCTACTTAAACTACTTAGGAGGCCTCTTGTCTCAGCATCCATCACAACTAATTGACCAAGCGCTGGCGGCAGTCGATTCGGGCCAGCAGCTTTTGAATCAATCATTGAGTTTTGTTAAGCGCAACTGCTTGAACGAAGCGGGACGAATATCAGCATCCAAGCTAGACAGTTATCAGTTGGTCTCTTATGACTTAGCATTTTCTGCCGCAGAACTCACCGGTGCAAAGGTCATGATAGATTATGCTCGCAAGATCAGAGCAACTAGGGGTGACGAGTCAGATCTGCAAATAGAAGAGCGCATCACACTGCAATTCTGTGCAGAAGTACTGCAGAACATTCGTGGACGCCTAGCACCAAGAAAGGCCGAGTTTGGTCTCTCAAGAGAAGACTTTAACGGGTCACTAGATTCAGAAACAGTACAACAGTTTTGTGACCAACACTTGTCGACCGAAAAGTTAGTAGAACTAGGTCAATTAGCACTTCGTGAAGATGGTCGCACAGGCGACTACGTGCTAGAAGAAGACAAAGAAATCATGCGTGAAACTTTCAGAAACTTTGCGACAGACGTTGTTATGCCTCTCGCAGAAGAGATTCACCGCCACGACCTTATCGTACCTGATGAAATACTAAACACCCTAATCGAAATGGGCTGTTTTGGTCTATCTATTCCTGAAAAGTATGATGGCCTTCAGCCAGATGACCAAGAAGACAATATGGGAATGATCGTGGTGACAGAAGAGCTCTCCAGAGGCTCTCTAGCTGCAGCAGGCAGTTTAATCACGCGACCAGAAATTCTTTCCAGAGCTCTGTTAGCGGGCGGTACAGAAGAACAAAAGCAGTACTGGTTACCAAAACTCGCTGCCGCAGACCCTTTCTGTGCAGTTGCCATCACTGAGCCAGATTATGGCTCAGATGTAGCGGGTATGAAACTGAAAGCCGAACGCGTAGAGGGTGGTTGGTTGCTTAATGGCGCCAAAACCTGGTGTACCTTTGGAGGAAAAGCAGGTGTCCTACTTACTCTAGCCAGAACAGATCCCGACCCAAGCTTAGGCCATAAGGGGCTAAGTATGTTTTTAGTCGAAAAGCCCTCTTTTGATGGCCATGACTTCGAGTATCAACAAGAAGGTGGCGGTAAACTGACCGGCAAAGCGATACCCACTATCGGCTACCGTGGAATGCACTCATTTGATGTATTTTATGATGACGTATTTGTCCCGGATTCTAACCTACTAGGTGGTGAAGCGGGTTTAGGTAAAGGCTTCTATTACACCATGGCGGGTTTTTCAGGGGGACGCATCCAAACCGCAGCGCGTGCTAACGGGTTAATGCAAGCAGCGTTTGAAGCCGGCATCAATTACGCTAAAGAACGTAAAGTATTTGGTGCTCCTATCGGTGACTACCAATTAACACTGGTTAAGTTAGCAAAAATGGCGACACTGTTAACTGCTTCAAGACAATTTACCTACTCTGTTGGTCGTCTAATGGATGAAGGTAAGGGGCAGATGGAAGCGAGCCTCGTCAAGTTATTTGCTTGTAAGAGTTCAGAGTGGCTAAGCAGAGAAGCAATGCAGATTCATGGCGGAATGGGCTACGCTGAGGAGTCATCAGTGAGTCGTTACTGGATCGATGCCCGAGTACTATCAATCTTTGAGGGTGCAGAAGAGACGTTAGCCCTAAAAGTTATCGCCCGATCACTGATTGAGAATGCAGCTTAAATCTAGGAAGGATCTATGACCGAACAAAATAGCCATACTATCTATGACAAAAACGGAAACCCGACCATAGATAGACCTTGGATTTTCCGTACTTACGCTGGGCATACTAACGTGTGGGCAACCAACGCACTTTACCGTGAGAACCTCTCAAAGGGACAAACCGGTCTTAGTATCGCAATGGACTTGGCTACTCAGTGCGGTTATAGCTCCGACCACCCTATTGCTAAACCAGAGATCGGAAAAGTGGGTGTACCTATCAACTCACTAGATGATTTCCATATCCTCTTCGACAATATCCCACTTGAAGAGATGAACACCTCAATGACCATAAACGGCACTGCCATGTGGTTGCTTTCGCTCTATGTGGCCCTAGCCGAAGAGCGTGGCGTTGATATCAGTAAGCTAAAAGGCACTACACAAAACGACCTGATCAAAGAGTACCTTGCACGTGGAACCTATATATTTCCACCTGAAGACTCGATGCGATTAATCGTCGACATGTATGAGTTTTGTTTACATAACATTCCTAGTTGGAATGCATCAAATATATGCTCGTACCACCTTCAAGAAGCAGGTGCAACGCCAGTTCAAGAACTCGCATTTGCACTTGTTACTTCTATAACTATTCTTGATGCTATCAAAGAGCGTGACTGCTTTACTGAGGAAGAGTTCGAGCGATGCGTAGGCCGTATCTCATTTTTTGTTAATGCAGGTATGCGCTTTGTAGAGGAAGTCTCAAAAATGCGCGCATTTTGTGAAATGTGGGATGAGATCACTCAAGAACGTTACGGTGTTAAAAACGCTAAATACCGCCGTTTTAGATATGGTGTGCAGGTAAACTCGCTGGGGTTAACAGCAGAGCAACCCGAGAACAATGCATGGCGTATTCTCATTGAGACACTCGGTGTTACCCTGAGCCGAAAGGCGCGATGTCGAGCACTTCAGCTGCCTGCTTGGAATGAGGCGCTATCGCTACCTCGTCCTTGGGATCAACAGTGGTCATTAAGAATTCAACAAATCCTGGCTTACGAAACGGACTTACTCGAATACCCTGACCTTCTTGAAGGCTCAGTCGTGATTGAGTCCAAAGTAAAACAACTTAAAGAAGAAGCCTACGCCGAAATAAATCGGGTATTAGACCTGGGTGGCGGAGTAGAAGCCGTAAAAAGCGGTTATATGAAGTCGGCACTAGTCTCCTCTCAAAGTCAACGCATGGGTAAACTAGCCAACGGCGAGCAGATAGTTGTTGGTAAAAATAAGTGGATTGAAGGTTTGGATTCACCGCTTGTAAGTGACAGCGACGGCGGTATATTCATGGTCGATGCAAAAGCGGCTCAAAAGACATTAGACGCCCTGGCTGAAACAAAGCGGACGCGAGATGACGCCAGAGTAAAAGCTGCATTAGCACGCTTAGCAGAAGACGCCAAAACTAATCAAAACCTCATGGAAGCCTCTATTGAGTGTGCAAAAGCACGAGTCACAACCGGTGAATGGTCTGAAACGCTGCGCAATGTCTTTGGCGAGTACCGACCGCCTACAGGTGTAGATGGCCAATCCATGTCTATTAACGAAGATAGCGAAAGCCTAGCCTCTGTTCGTAAAAAAATAGCGGACTTTATCGAGACTTACGGCTACCGCCCTCGCATAGTAGTTGGCAAGCCAGGTCTTGATGGCCACTCAAATGGCGCTGAAATGATCGCAGTAGCAGCTAAACACGCAGGTTTTGACGTCGTTTATTTTGGTATTAGATTAAGTGCCTCAGACATCGTTCAGTCAGCGTTAGAAGAGAACGTAGATCTAATCGGCATATCTCTACTTTCAGGCTCGCACAACGAAATCATCACTCAGTTGTTTGATGAGCTTGAAAAGAATGGCGCTAAAGAAGCAATGCCCGTAATACTCGGCGGCATAATTCCAGAGCCTGATTATGACGGTCTGCTAGCTCAAGGCATTAAACGCATTTTTACACCCAAGGACTTTGACCCAATGGTAGTAATGGGCGAGATCATGGATGTGATCAATGAGCAAAAATCAAAACAGCATTGATTCCATGATGATGACTGAACTTAACGATATGATTGAACGAGCGACGAGGTTGGAAAAGTGGCCTCTAGCTCGGCTAATTTCGCTATTCGAAACCAGTACCCCGAAAGCGAAACAAGAACGTCATAACGTAATCGACTTGCTCAATAAGCGCCCGGATCAGCTTAAGAAAAGTGGTTTGGTATTGGGCATTACCGGCACGCCTGGTGCCGGTAAATCAAGCCTTATTGGTGAAGTATGTTTAAATATGCTGCAACAAAACCCGCAGCTTTCTATCGCCGTTTTAGCAGTAGACCCTTCTAGTCAGCGTTCAGGAGGCTCTCTATTAGGCGATCGAACACGCACCAACTTCCCGGTTAACGATAAGCGCTTGTTTTTCCGCTCTCAGGCATCAGACCTCGATTTAGGTGGAGTAGGCAAGAAAACCTATCAGGTAACCCGTCTATTAAGACACCTATTCGACATAATTATTATAGAAACCGTTGGCATCGGCCAAAGTGAGATTGAAGTAGAACAATTGAGCGATCACACCTGTCTGATACTTCAACCCTTTGCGGGTGACCAGGTTCAGTTTATGAAAGCCGGTATCATGGAGGTGCCAGATACCTTTGTGGTCAACAAGTGCGATGAAGACAGTCTAGCCAAAAAAAGTTACCACCTTCTAAAATCAAGCTTAAAACTGGTAAACATCTCACTAGACCAAAGTGACGCCCCTGCGAAAGAGATATTTCTTACTAGCGCTCTCAAGCAAAAAGGCATAGATGAATTGGCTCGATTTCTACTAACGCTTCATTCTGACCTCTCGACAAGAAAAAACAAAGACGAGCAGGAAATGTATTACCTAAGGAAGTGGGTTCAACAAGAATTCGGCCGGTTTGGCACAACAAAGTTTGACCAATTACTTCATGACACACTCTGGAATGAGAGAAGTTATGAAGAGAAGGAACGCATTATAATTGATGACATGCAAACCTTTATTCCTTCACTTGCGGCATCAAATGACTCAAATTTTAAATGTTTAACTTAATAATAATAGGGAAAGTGTGATGACAGAAATCAAAAACCTCTACGAAATTGGCGAAACTCCACCACTAGGAGTCGTGCCAGAAAAAATGCATGCATGGCTTATTAGACCTGAGCGTTTCGGTGAGCCAATGCAAGCCTTTCAGAAAGAAGTCATTGACGTTCCAGCCATCAAAGACGATGAAGTGCTAGTGTATGTAATGGCTGCAGGCGTAAACTACAATAACGTATGGGCAGGCCTAGGCGTGCCTATAAACGTTATCGCTGCACGAAACAAAGCAGGTGAGACAGAAGAGTTTCACATCGGTGGCTCAGATGCTTCGGGAATCGTCTACGCTGTTGGTAAAGACGTTACCAATGTAAAAGTAGGTGACGAAGTAGTTGCTCATTGCGGAAGCTGGAAGAAAAACTGCCCTATGGAGCAGGCTGGCAAAGACCCAATGTACGATGATAGCTTCCGCATTTGGGGCTATGAAACTAACTATGGTAGCTTTGCACAGTTCACCAAGGTGCAAGACCACCAGTTGCTACCCAAGCCTAAACACTTGAACTGGGAAGCCGCTGCTACCTACATGCTAGTAGGCGCTACGTCCTATCGTATGCTAATGGGTTGGCAGCCCAACACCGTTAAGAAAGATGACGTTGTATTGGTCTGGGGTGGTTCTGGCGGTATCGGATCGATGGCCATTCAAATTGCAAAAGCACAAGGTGCCAAGCCTATTGCTGTTATATCTGATGACAGCAAGATCGACTTCTGTATGAAACTAGGAGCAATTGGTTGCATCAACCGTAACGACTTTGATCATTGGGGCATGATGCCGCACTGGAAGGATCAAGAGGGTTATGGTCAATGGGTTAAAGGTGCCCGTAAATTTGGTAAAGCGATTTGGGATATTCTAGGTGAGAAACGCGGTGTAGATATCGTGTTTGAACACCCAGGTGAAACCACGCTACCCACATCGGTATTTGTATGTGAGACCGGTGGCATGGTAGTAATATGTGCAGGTACTACAGGCTTTAATGCAACTCTCGACTTGCGCTACCACTGGATGCGCCAGAAACGCTTGCAGGGTTCTCACTTTGCAAATGATGATCAAGCAAAAGGTATAAACGATCTTGTAGCAGCCGGAAAGGTTGACCCATGCCTGGGCAATACTTATACCTACGATCAACTACCAGACGCACACCAGTTGATGTATGAAAATAAACACCCTGCAGGGAATATGTCTGTTCTAGTTGGTGCACAAGACACCAACATGGGCATTAGTGAATAATCCCCTTCCCCCTCTTCTATGCGGATGAGGGGGACCTTCACTTAGAGCTTTAAATCATGATTAAGAAAATTGACCATCTAGGTATAGCCGTTACCGACCTAAACGAAGCTATTGAGATTTATAAAAACATTGGCCTTGAATTTGTCGGCACTGAAGTTGTTGATGAGCAAAAAGTAGAAACTGCATTCTTTAAGGTAGGCGAGTCTTATTTTGAGCTTTTGGCAGCAACTGACCCCGCTAGCCCTATCGCAAAATTTATCGATAAAAACGGAGGCCGCATGCACCACATTGCGCTTGCCGTTGACGATATTGAAGCAGAGATAGAGCGCTTGTTAGGGCTAGACTTCGAAATGATTGATACGGTTCCAAGAAAGGGGGCCCACGGCAATCTAATCGCCTTTATGCACCCGAGATCAACAAAAGGGACATTGTTAGAAATATGTTCTAAAGCAAACTCTTAAGTGGTTCAAACAGAAATTTTCGGACTATTTTCGGACTAAAGTGGCACCCTACGAAAACAGAAAAACATTTCGTTCCTCCTGTAGGGTTACCACTTTGGCGCGAATCCCTGTTACATTAGCTGTTATATTAAGTGTTACAGTAGGAGTTGTAAGATAGCGAACACACCAATGTAAACACTTTAAGGGTTTTACATCTGCCCCTGTAACGCAGCGATTCGTTTTTCAAGTGGTGGGTGACTCATAAACAACTCAGACACAGACCTCTTACCGCTAATACCAAACGCTGTTAGCTGCCCATCTAATTGACTCTCATTTTTGTCACCCTGCAGCCGTCTCAATGCGTTAATCATCTTTTGCTTACCTGCCAAGTTTGCTCCACCTTCATCTGCGCGAAACTCTCGGTAACGAGAAAACCACATCACGATAATACTTGCAAGCGCGCCAAACACCACCTGGAAAAACATGACGGTCATAAAGTATACAAACCGGTTGTCACTTCCTCTACTGATAGCGCTAGCTGCAATTCGAGCAAAGAAAAATACAAAGGTGTTCATCACCCCTTGAAGTAGCGTCATGGTAACCATATCACCATTTGCAACGTGGCTAACCTCATGCCCTAAAACCGCCTCAGCTTCGTCCTGCGTCATGCTTTGAAGAAGACCAGTACTGACAGCAACCAACGCATTGTTTTTATTCATACCAGTAGCAAACGCGTTTATTTCAGGAGAGTTATACATCGCCACCTCTGGCATACCAATACCAGCAGCATCGGCTTGCTTTTTCACGGTTTCTAAAAGCCAGTTCTCCTGAGCGTTACGTGGTTGCTCTATGACATACGCCCCTACACTTCTTTTGGCAACCCACTTCGAAATAGCCAATGAGATGAATGAGCCACCCATGCCAAACACTGCCGATATGACTAGAAGACCACTCGTACCTTCTGGATGTATACCTAGGATGGGTAAAACCACATTCAGTACGATACCCAGAACAATTAATATCGCGAAGTTAGTCGCAATAAACAGCAAAACTCGTTTCATACTCTCTCCTGAAAAATATCTTCAACGTTGAACACTAACATCAACCGCTTTGTGCTAACTTGATACTTCAACAATCCCTTCGATAACACGCTTCAGTTGGAGTTGAACCGTCTCCAAATCCTTAGATGCGTCAATTAGCTCAAATCGTTGAGGGTCTTTTTTCATCCTGTCTAAATATACGTTACGTACACGTTCAAAAAATGCTGATTTTTCATTTTCAAAACGATCAAGCTCCCCTCTTTTATGGGCTCTTGCCATGCCAATTTCAACGGGCGCATCTAATAATATTGTTTTATCTGGACGAAAGTCGTCCTGTACAAATGTCTCTAAAATTCCGATCTTTTCGAAAGCTACACCTCGACCGCCGCCTTGATAGGCATAGGTTGCATCAGTAAAACGATCAGAAATAACCCATTTACCCGCAACCAATGCCGGTTTGATTAAGCTTTCTATATGTTGGGCTCTCGCCGCAAACATCAATAATAGCTCAGCGCTTTCAGCAACCATTTCTGTTCGGTTTTTAAGCAGCACCTCTCTAATCTCTTCAGCCATTTCAGTACCACCGGGCTCTCGAGTAACTACGACCTCTATCCCCATCGACTCTAATGTACTGCGAATAAACGCGATATTAGTGGATTTACCTACCCCTTCTGCGCCTTCTACCGTTATAAAAAGACCGTTATTCAATATGACCACCTACTCCTGCACTGGAAAAATTACTACTTGGTAGAACGATAATTCTTTTCACGTTTATAAATCTGATACTTATTCACCGCATTAACATGCTCTTTTAAGGTCTCTGAAAAGTAATGCTGGCCATTTCCCTTGGCAACAAAATACAACGTCTTTGAAGAGTCTGGATGCAGCGTTGCATGTATAGCCTCTCGCCCTGCCAACGCAATAGGGGTTGGAGGAAGACCGTTAATACGATATGTATTGTATGGCGTATATTGTTTTAAGTGCGCTCTGGTAATATTGCCTTTGTATTTATCACCCAACCCATAAATCACAGTAGGGTCGGTCTGCAGCCGCATACCCTTGTTAATACGTCTAACAAACACTCCTGCTATTTGGGCCCTCTCAGACGCGTCTCCTGTTTCTTTCTCAACTATCGATGCCAGGATTAATGCCTCATAAGGTGATGCTAAAGGTACACTTTTATCCCGTAACGCCCATTCTGCCTGCAATACTTTTTGCATGCGATTATAAGAGCGAACCAGAATACTCAAGTCTGTATCATTTTTTCTATAGGTATAAGTATCTGGAAAGAACAATCCTTCAGGGTGCTGATACTCATCGGTGACCGCTTTTAATATATCAAGCGGAGCTCTTTCACTGATGACTTTTTTTAGTTTTTCGTGGCGAGATAGCTCTTTGAGGATATCTTTAAAAGTCCAACCTTCAACTAGCGTAATCTGATAGCTAATGGAGTTTCCTGATACAAAAAGCTCAACCACCTGCGGAATAGTTAAAGGGCCTTCCAACCTATATTCACCCGCTTTGAGCTTTGCACTTAAACCACTCACGCGACCGTAAGCTTTCATAATCCATGGAGTCTCGAGCACTCCCTCGGATAAAAGCAGTTGAGTTATAGCATTAAAAGATTGGCCTGTACGAATTTCAACTACAGTAACCTCGCCTTCGCCAATCACCGGCTCATTCAGCTTATGATAATAATAAGCCCCTACAGATATCGCGCTAAGAGACAACAGTAAAGCAAGCGCTACTAAAACAGTTATTAGCTTATTCAAACCTTATACTCATACATTAGTTTCTCATTCAACAATTGCTGAATATGGTAAACAACTGGGTTAATCGGTAGTTTAACCCCGTCTAACTCTTTGACAGGATATATTCCCATCACACTATTGGTTATTGCCATACCACTATATTTAAAAATAGCGGAAGGCAGTATCTTGTCGGTACGTGTGTTTAACCCTAGAGACTTAGCACAATCAAAAATATAGTTTTTCGCAACACCATCAACGCCACATTTGTTCAAACAAGGAGAAATAATAGTATCTTTTTCAAACAAGAGGATATTGGACTTAGTTCCCTCTACCATGTAACCGGACTGGTCTAACATTAAACCTTCAAAAACAAGGTTCTCTGTACCAGAAGAGACTCTAGCACTGGATAGTAGCTCCCTGCTAGCGAGCACCTGATCTAGCCTGTTAAGATGTTTAATGCCCGCCAAATAAGGGTTCTCAGAAAGTCGGTGTCGACAAGTTACTAATGAAACGCCATCAAGCCCAAAAGATTGTGGAAACTCAGGAGCGGGATAGCAAATAACAACTTCGGTTAGATTAACCTTCTCTGGTAGTTGATAACCACGGCCACCTACGCCCCTGGATATGACAATCTTAACAATGCATATTTCGGTGCTTCTGCCCGCTTCTTTTACGACACTTTCCAGCCCAGACCGAAGCCGCTCAAACAGTTGCGAGTCAATGGGTAAACCAAGCTTTTCACACCCCAGTTGCAACCTCTTGAGGTGATATCGCCACAATAAAGGCTCCCCATTGACCACTCTAATCGTCTCAAATAGACCGTCTCCATACATAAAACCTCTATCAAAGACATCAACAGAGTGGCTTAATACGCCGTTGACTAGTATGGGAGACAGTGGTGTTTGATTAGCCGTGGAGTGCATATTTAACCATTAAATTTAGCAAATAATAGCGACCCATTAGTACCTCCAAACCCAAAGGAGTTAGAGAGCGCATAATTGATTGCACCCTCCTGCGCCTGATGAGGTACAAAGTTCAGGTCACATTCACTATCTGGATTGTCTAAATTAATAGTCGGTGCGACAACACTATTCACAATACTATTAATACAGAAAATAGCCTCAACAGCACCTGCAGCACCGAGCAAATGACCCGTCATAGATTTTGTTGCACTAATTTTTAACCGTTTAGCATCGCCACCAAATACAGCTTTGATAGCTCGACATTCTGCGATATCGCCTTGTAGCGTTGAAGTACCGTGAGCATTAATATAATCGACTTGGGAGCTATTTAAACCGGCATCAGCAATTGCACGCTTCATTGATAGTTGTGCGCCGTCTCCGTTCTCAGGGGGTGATGTAATATGAAATGCATCATCACTCATACCAAAGCCCACAAGCTCACATAAGATATTGGCTCCGCGACGTTTCGCTGACTCCAACTCCTCTAATACAATTACGCCTGCGCCATCCCCAAGAACAAAACCATCTCTGTCTTTATCCCACGGGCGACTCGCTCTCTGAGGATCATCATTACGGGTAGACAGCGCTCTTGCTGAGCAAAACGATGCAACACCGGTCGGAGTAGTCGCCATTTCGGCGCCACCTGCAATCATAATCTCTGCATCGCCATAAGCGATCGTTCTAGCTGCATAACCAATATTATGAGTGCCTGTCGTACAAGCAGTGGTGATAGCGATATTTGGCCCATGAAACCCAAACATAATAGCCAAGTTCCCTGCAATCATATTGATTACAGAACCTGGAACAAAAAACGGCGATACTTTTCTGGGGCCGCTTTCAAGCAGTGCTTTGTAGTTGTTCTCGATGGTTTCGAGGCCGCCAATACCTGACCCAATGGCAACCCCCACTTTTTCTAATAAAGCAGCATCTTTACAGTCATCTAGCCCGGCAGATCTAACAGCCTGTATAGCTGCGATTAAGCCATACTGCATAAACCGGTCTATTTTGCGTATATCTTTTTTACTAAGGTACTGTTCGATATCGAGCCCTTTAACAGCACCCCCTATCTTGGTTGCGTATTGCTCAGTATCAAAACTTTCAATTAGGCCAATACCACTTACACCGTTGATAGCAGCATCCCATGATTCTGCTACATTGCTACCCAATGGAGATACCATACCAGTGCCAGTAACAACTACTCTCCTTGATGCCATTTGAAACCCCACTCTACTCGGTATAATAAACAACTCATTCTCAAATAAAGAAAGAGCATACGGTGCTCTGCAAACTAAACCGCCGCCTAGAAACTAAAAAGCCGCTCGAAGTTTAAATTCGTGCGGCTATGGCTTGGCTAAGATGATACTAATTATTTATTGATTAGAAATAATATAGTCAATTGCATTCTGAACGGTCGCCAGTTTCTCAGCTTCCTCATCAGGGATTTCAGTTTCAAACTCTTCTTCAAGCGCCATTACCAACTCGACGGTGTCGAGAGAGTCTGCACCCAAATCTTCTACAAAAGAAGAAGTATTTTGAACTTCAGATTCTTTAACACCCAGTTGTTCACAAACAATTTTTTTAACGCGCTCTTCGACAGTACTCATACTTTCCTCTCT
This genomic window from Alkalimarinus sediminis contains:
- a CDS encoding protein meaA gives rise to the protein MTEQNSHTIYDKNGNPTIDRPWIFRTYAGHTNVWATNALYRENLSKGQTGLSIAMDLATQCGYSSDHPIAKPEIGKVGVPINSLDDFHILFDNIPLEEMNTSMTINGTAMWLLSLYVALAEERGVDISKLKGTTQNDLIKEYLARGTYIFPPEDSMRLIVDMYEFCLHNIPSWNASNICSYHLQEAGATPVQELAFALVTSITILDAIKERDCFTEEEFERCVGRISFFVNAGMRFVEEVSKMRAFCEMWDEITQERYGVKNAKYRRFRYGVQVNSLGLTAEQPENNAWRILIETLGVTLSRKARCRALQLPAWNEALSLPRPWDQQWSLRIQQILAYETDLLEYPDLLEGSVVIESKVKQLKEEAYAEINRVLDLGGGVEAVKSGYMKSALVSSQSQRMGKLANGEQIVVGKNKWIEGLDSPLVSDSDGGIFMVDAKAAQKTLDALAETKRTRDDARVKAALARLAEDAKTNQNLMEASIECAKARVTTGEWSETLRNVFGEYRPPTGVDGQSMSINEDSESLASVRKKIADFIETYGYRPRIVVGKPGLDGHSNGAEMIAVAAKHAGFDVVYFGIRLSASDIVQSALEENVDLIGISLLSGSHNEIITQLFDELEKNGAKEAMPVILGGIIPEPDYDGLLAQGIKRIFTPKDFDPMVVMGEIMDVINEQKSKQH
- a CDS encoding ArgK/MeaB family GTPase gives rise to the protein MSKNQNSIDSMMMTELNDMIERATRLEKWPLARLISLFETSTPKAKQERHNVIDLLNKRPDQLKKSGLVLGITGTPGAGKSSLIGEVCLNMLQQNPQLSIAVLAVDPSSQRSGGSLLGDRTRTNFPVNDKRLFFRSQASDLDLGGVGKKTYQVTRLLRHLFDIIIIETVGIGQSEIEVEQLSDHTCLILQPFAGDQVQFMKAGIMEVPDTFVVNKCDEDSLAKKSYHLLKSSLKLVNISLDQSDAPAKEIFLTSALKQKGIDELARFLLTLHSDLSTRKNKDEQEMYYLRKWVQQEFGRFGTTKFDQLLHDTLWNERSYEEKERIIIDDMQTFIPSLAASNDSNFKCLT
- a CDS encoding acyl-CoA dehydrogenase family protein — its product is MSQHPSQLIDQALAAVDSGQQLLNQSLSFVKRNCLNEAGRISASKLDSYQLVSYDLAFSAAELTGAKVMIDYARKIRATRGDESDLQIEERITLQFCAEVLQNIRGRLAPRKAEFGLSREDFNGSLDSETVQQFCDQHLSTEKLVELGQLALREDGRTGDYVLEEDKEIMRETFRNFATDVVMPLAEEIHRHDLIVPDEILNTLIEMGCFGLSIPEKYDGLQPDDQEDNMGMIVVTEELSRGSLAAAGSLITRPEILSRALLAGGTEEQKQYWLPKLAAADPFCAVAITEPDYGSDVAGMKLKAERVEGGWLLNGAKTWCTFGGKAGVLLTLARTDPDPSLGHKGLSMFLVEKPSFDGHDFEYQQEGGGKLTGKAIPTIGYRGMHSFDVFYDDVFVPDSNLLGGEAGLGKGFYYTMAGFSGGRIQTAARANGLMQAAFEAGINYAKERKVFGAPIGDYQLTLVKLAKMATLLTASRQFTYSVGRLMDEGKGQMEASLVKLFACKSSEWLSREAMQIHGGMGYAEESSVSRYWIDARVLSIFEGAEETLALKVIARSLIENAA
- the ccrA gene encoding crotonyl-CoA carboxylase/reductase produces the protein MTEIKNLYEIGETPPLGVVPEKMHAWLIRPERFGEPMQAFQKEVIDVPAIKDDEVLVYVMAAGVNYNNVWAGLGVPINVIAARNKAGETEEFHIGGSDASGIVYAVGKDVTNVKVGDEVVAHCGSWKKNCPMEQAGKDPMYDDSFRIWGYETNYGSFAQFTKVQDHQLLPKPKHLNWEAAATYMLVGATSYRMLMGWQPNTVKKDDVVLVWGGSGGIGSMAIQIAKAQGAKPIAVISDDSKIDFCMKLGAIGCINRNDFDHWGMMPHWKDQEGYGQWVKGARKFGKAIWDILGEKRGVDIVFEHPGETTLPTSVFVCETGGMVVICAGTTGFNATLDLRYHWMRQKRLQGSHFANDDQAKGINDLVAAGKVDPCLGNTYTYDQLPDAHQLMYENKHPAGNMSVLVGAQDTNMGISE
- a CDS encoding zinc-dependent alcohol dehydrogenase family protein, which gives rise to MRALTFKQLGPIEAIELSQIPLQRPGKGQVRIKLTSAGLNRADTLFPEGRYFFKPAFTSAYSQNTTAEALFCRLGFEGAGIIDEVGEQVDYQVGDRVAITPLALDVCQQGCFAEYGIYEASSLIPTPEALSDQEAAAIWMQYLTAWGGLVLDGNLQAGQSVVITAASSSVGIAAIQIGNMLGATTIATTTNVDKVQQLKQLGAQYVINMKSDDYVEQIKAITNDKGTDLVFDAVAGPDIRYLVQGSSRGGKIIIQGMLDRRPMEIHPGVLMKRLLTITGFTLDKLIENKEQLQKAIDQITNGINQQQLTPVIAQMFKLDQFNEAFALLKSNKHTGKIVITP